The region AGTCCTCAACCTCGGTGTATTCCAGCATCGCGGCGTTTCCGGCCAGATCGTGCATCATCCGGTGGATCTTCCGCGCCTTCGTCTCGCGCGGGTCAGCTGCTTCTGTCTCGTGCAGCGCGTCAGAGACGGCCTGCAACCGCGCCGGCAGCCCCTCGATAAAGCGCTTTCGCGTTGCCGCAACACGTTGTTCATATGTCTCGGTAGGTGCCACAGATTGTCCTTCGTATCAGCCCGCAAAGGAGCAAAAATAGCCAATTTTAGTTAATGTTCGAAACTTGGCAGAATTATGGCGCGGCACTCCTCTTCTTGGGATTTCCAGCGAAAACGAGTAGATTCTCGCCGATCCAACTTTGGCAGCCCCGCCCTGTGGGAGCTTAAAGCAGATGTTTGAACAAGCCAAACAGGTCGCGCTGCGAAGAGATGTTCAGCTTGCGGTAAAGATTGCGGCGATGAACCTTGCAAGTCTCGGTGGCGATCTCAAGGGTCTTGGCAGCGGAGCCATTGGAATGGCCCTGCAAAACAAGACCCGCGATCTGCGCCTCGCGTGCTGTCAGGGCAAAGTGCAACACGTCCTTTGCGTGATTGCGTATCAAATCGGCCAAAGGCGGGCGGGTTGCCACCGCCCCATCTTGCTGGACCGGCGCCATCAGGTTGCAATGCTGTGTCAGCAATTCGAGTAACAAAGGCGCATATTTGCGCAGAAAGCGAAGCTCTGCCCGACGGAAAGGCCCTTGCGCGTCGCGCCTGCTCATCGACAGATGCGCCACCCCTCCCCGCGCCAGTGGCGCCAGCAGCCCAACCTCATCACAAAGGCCCGATCCCCGGTAATAGTGCAGGTAATACTCGCTGGAAAAGAAGCGGTCCGGCGCGACTTCAGACAGGCGAAACACCCCGCCCTCTTCAACGCGGTCGCGGTACTGGAAAAACGGGTCAAACGCATAGGTGCTTTCAAGATACTCAGCCAGCGCAGTTGGGCGCAGACGACCGGGCTCTATCCAATGGTCGAGAAGACCGGGTGGCTGACCGGGGTCGAACCGCATCATGAGAAAAGTGCCAAAGGCGGCCCGCCCGCGAAACAGTGCTTGGTAAATCTCGAAAAAGGCCGGGGTGCCGACCGCGCGCATTGCGTCGCGGAGCAGGGAAACTTCGCCAGCAGTCAAACTATCGTTCAAAAAATACTCACCTTTCGGACAATATGGTCAAATTTACTACCCCAGTGGGGGTATATATTGTCAGGCGCATTGCCGCAATCATGCGGGTGTGAGCTTGTTTGATCAAATAACGCAGGCCAAACAGACAGGGGGTTTGATGACCAAGGCAATCACCGCGCAATCGCTGCGCAAGGTATATCCGGGCAATCCTCCGGTAGAAGCGCTGGCAAGCATCGACGTTGAGATTGAAGATAACGAATTCTTCACGCTGCTGGGGCCATCCGGTTGCGGCAAGACCACCCTACTGAGGCTGATCGCGGGGTTTGAGCATCCGACCTCTGGCACGCTTGATATGTTCGGTGAAAGCCTGCTTGACGCACCGCCCTACAAACGGCCCATCAACACGGTTTTTCAGAACTACGCGCTATTCCCGCATATGACGGTGGCGGAAAACATCGCCTTCGGACTGCAGATGCTCGGCACGCCCAAAGCCTCGGTTAAGGCGACAGTGGGTGAGATGATGGAGCTGGTGCAGATGTCTCATCTGGCAGACCGTCAGACCAGTCAAATCTCCGGCGGGCAGCAGCAGCGTGTGGCTCTGGCCCGCGCCTTGGCCCCTCGCCCCAAAATCCTGTTGTTGGATGAACCGCTCAGCGCGCTGGATTTTAAGCTGCGCAAGCAGATGCAGTTAGAATTGAAGCGCCTACAAACTGAAACTGGTATCACTTTTATCTTTGTGACCCACGACCAAGAAGAAGCGCTGACCATGTCAGACCGGATCGCGGTCATGTCGAACGGTGCCATTCGCCAGATCGGCCGCCCCCGCGAGATCTATGATCGGCCCGCCGACCGATTTGTCGCTGACTTTATCGGGGATACGAACTTCCTGCCCGCCGA is a window of Sulfitobacter sp. W027 DNA encoding:
- a CDS encoding helix-turn-helix transcriptional regulator; this encodes MNDSLTAGEVSLLRDAMRAVGTPAFFEIYQALFRGRAAFGTFLMMRFDPGQPPGLLDHWIEPGRLRPTALAEYLESTYAFDPFFQYRDRVEEGGVFRLSEVAPDRFFSSEYYLHYYRGSGLCDEVGLLAPLARGGVAHLSMSRRDAQGPFRRAELRFLRKYAPLLLELLTQHCNLMAPVQQDGAVATRPPLADLIRNHAKDVLHFALTAREAQIAGLVLQGHSNGSAAKTLEIATETCKVHRRNLYRKLNISSQRDLFGLFKHLL
- a CDS encoding ABC transporter ATP-binding protein, yielding MTKAITAQSLRKVYPGNPPVEALASIDVEIEDNEFFTLLGPSGCGKTTLLRLIAGFEHPTSGTLDMFGESLLDAPPYKRPINTVFQNYALFPHMTVAENIAFGLQMLGTPKASVKATVGEMMELVQMSHLADRQTSQISGGQQQRVALARALAPRPKILLLDEPLSALDFKLRKQMQLELKRLQTETGITFIFVTHDQEEALTMSDRIAVMSNGAIRQIGRPREIYDRPADRFVADFIGDTNFLPAEVIAITGETARLRLASGKEVEAHANDGAKGKVTLALRPEHAELTADGAGLLSGMLREVVYFGTDTHFHVTLDDGSDFVLRRQNSPTEDDGFATGDRVGLTFPAGAAQVLRD
- a CDS encoding Hpt domain-containing protein; the protein is MAPTETYEQRVAATRKRFIEGLPARLQAVSDALHETEAADPRETKARKIHRMMHDLAGNAAMLEYTEVEDCLRKGLRVAEDADNGSSTLSVDDVRIIEAALADANGVVEKI